In uncultured Bacteroides sp., one genomic interval encodes:
- a CDS encoding ImmA/IrrE family metallo-endopeptidase, whose amino-acid sequence MNANLILAKELLSPPGDTIQETIDVMGMRQNELAERMGKTESKINDIIKGKEPITVNTALQLELVLGIPAKFWLAREANYREELARIEQQEAQELMIDWIKKFPLAQLKKLGYLSKNKTIKELVPELLKFFGIASQKEWEKIYLNDKMSVAFRVSLASTTDPYAVSSWLRIGELQSRNLSCAEFNASKFKACLPLIREIAIKQPEDFLQELKSICVNNGVACVFTSCLPKAPISGATRWFSNKPLIQLSDRYKTNDHFWFAFFHEVAHVLLHPKKDIFLEDLKGAEIDQQKEDEANAFASELLIPNKFLKNIKGEITKEAILDIAHKAEIHPSFVVGRLQHNGMLLFSRFNEMKIPVSIDQI is encoded by the coding sequence TGATGGGAATGCGTCAAAATGAATTAGCTGAACGCATGGGTAAAACCGAAAGCAAAATTAATGATATCATAAAAGGGAAAGAACCTATAACTGTAAACACAGCTCTACAATTAGAACTTGTTTTAGGTATTCCTGCTAAATTCTGGCTTGCCAGAGAAGCTAATTACCGAGAAGAGCTTGCACGTATTGAGCAGCAAGAAGCACAGGAATTAATGATTGACTGGATTAAGAAATTTCCTTTGGCGCAATTAAAAAAGTTGGGATATTTAAGCAAGAATAAAACAATAAAAGAGTTAGTACCTGAGCTTCTTAAGTTTTTTGGAATTGCTTCACAAAAGGAATGGGAAAAGATTTATCTAAATGACAAGATGTCTGTAGCATTTCGCGTATCTTTAGCTAGCACAACAGATCCTTATGCTGTTTCTTCGTGGTTGCGAATTGGAGAATTACAATCTAGGAATTTGAGCTGTGCAGAATTTAACGCAAGTAAATTTAAAGCCTGCCTTCCGCTAATAAGAGAAATAGCAATTAAACAACCAGAGGATTTTCTTCAAGAGCTAAAATCTATCTGTGTCAATAATGGCGTTGCTTGTGTATTTACATCTTGTTTACCTAAAGCTCCAATAAGCGGAGCTACAAGGTGGTTCTCAAATAAACCATTGATTCAGCTATCTGACAGATATAAAACAAATGATCACTTTTGGTTTGCCTTCTTTCATGAAGTAGCGCATGTATTGCTTCATCCCAAGAAGGATATTTTTCTGGAAGACTTAAAAGGTGCAGAAATAGACCAACAGAAAGAAGATGAAGCCAATGCATTTGCTTCTGAACTTCTTATCCCAAATAAGTTCCTGAAAAACATAAAGGGTGAAATAACAAAAGAAGCAATTCTAGATATTGCCCATAAAGCTGAAATTCATCCTTCTTTTGTTGTAGGACGCTTGCAACATAATGGAATGCTACTCTTTAGTAGATTTAATGAAATGAAGATTCCTGTTTCTATTGATCAAATTTAA